CATCGACACGTTGATGCACGGTGTTGCCGCGCATGGTGTGAACGTTTTCGTCAAATGCCTGCTCGACATGAATCAACGCGCATTGGCGCGGGCAATAGCTGTAGTGCTGTAATGCGGAGAGCATGATGGGGTCGTCGTTATCCAAGCGTTTATTCATGTGCGACGATGGCGTGTTCAACGTGAGTCAGCAACGTATGTACATTAAGGATTTCAACCTTGCGATCAATCGGTTCGTCGAGTTCGGTAATGCCTTCTTCGTAGCGCGCTTGAACGGCAAATATTGTGTATTGAACCAATGGCCAATATGCGTTTACCTCAATGCCTTGCAATTCCAGCAAAGCCAGCAATCTCGCCAATTCATGCGTCATGGGATAAGTGTCGGTATGAATGCATAGCCATGCTTTCAATGCTTTCTCCACCGCTTGCTGGATATGAAATCCGAAAATCTCATCTGCAAAAAGCGGATTGTCTTGCATGCCAATCAGTGCGTTGAAGTCTTTATGCGCCATGCGCAACATCGCGCGCGCCCGATCAAGGTCGGCCATGCAGCACTTTCCCTTCGCGAATCGCCCGGCCAATCACATGATTCGTTGAATTCTTCCACTGCTCGAATTCATCCCGGCTGTAGAGCAAAATATCCTTGGAAATATTCAATCCCTTCAAAGCGATATACAAACGCGCCGCTTCTTTCCTGCGGCTGCGCTGCGGTGAGAACGGTTCGGTTTCTACAATTAGCAAGTCGACATCGGAATCCGTCCGTGCATCACCCCTTGCCCGCGAACCAAACAGAATAATGGTTTCCGGAGAAACCTCGCGAACGATGGTATCAACCATCTGCTGCAATAGAATTTTCTCGTCAGTGGTGTCGATTGGAGAGGTCATTTTGATGTTCTTTTGTTATTTAACAAGGGTCTTAGGAAGTTAAAGCGGGTTTAAACGTAACAATTTAAGAATTTCATGATAGAGATTATCACGGCGATGATTAAAACGAAATTCGGTTTCTTTCAAGTGCAGGTAGAAAGTATGTTCGGGCACACCATTGAACTTGGCCAAACGTCTTTTAGCAAAACTCCAGAAAGACTCGATACCATTAATATGCCGCTCGCCACTGGCAAACTCATTGTCACCATGGTGAACCCTGAAGTGCTTATCAAAGCCGATATCGACCAATCCGTCATAACCACGCCATCCATCGGAATGGATTACGGTATCGGGCGCTACATGCCCACGGATAATGGCTTGCAATGTCGCTTTAGAGCAATCTGGAACAATCTCTGTATAAACTTTTCCTTGGCGTTTAAGCACACCAAAGACTATTGTTTTGCCATAAGCGCCCCGCCCCCTTTTACCCCTGACTCGCTGGGCACCAAAGTAAGACTCATCAACTTCTACAGAACCTTGCAGAGGGGATTCAAGTTCGCAATTCTGGGCAATTCGCTGTCGTATTTTAAGATAAATGGTATTGACGGATCGGATAGAAATGCCGGTCAATTGGGCTGTGTCAGTAGCAGTA
The nucleotide sequence above comes from Gammaproteobacteria bacterium. Encoded proteins:
- a CDS encoding HEPN domain-containing protein, giving the protein MADLDRARAMLRMAHKDFNALIGMQDNPLFADEIFGFHIQQAVEKALKAWLCIHTDTYPMTHELARLLALLELQGIEVNAYWPLVQYTIFAVQARYEEGITELDEPIDRKVEILNVHTLLTHVEHAIVAHE
- a CDS encoding IS1595 family transposase, which produces MNAKNRYYFRSRIREAKFRQLIRCFSMDFTATDTAQLTGISIRSVNTIYLKIRQRIAQNCELESPLQGSVEVDESYFGAQRVRGKRGRGAYGKTIVFGVLKRQGKVYTEIVPDCSKATLQAIIRGHVAPDTVIHSDGWRGYDGLVDIGFDKHFRVHHGDNEFASGERHINGIESFWSFAKRRLAKFNGVPEHTFYLHLKETEFRFNHRRDNLYHEILKLLRLNPL
- a CDS encoding nucleotidyltransferase domain-containing protein, which encodes MTSPIDTTDEKILLQQMVDTIVREVSPETIILFGSRARGDARTDSDVDLLIVETEPFSPQRSRRKEAARLYIALKGLNISKDILLYSRDEFEQWKNSTNHVIGRAIREGKVLHGRP